A segment of the Leptospira barantonii genome:
TTTGGAACCTCCTTCCCGCTTCCAAATCGGGGGACGCTGTGAATCCGAACTTCTACCGTTTGATCGATTGCGAAAAGTGCGAGAACATCGTCGAACCTCCTTCGCGTTCGAAAGCGGAGGATCGGATTTCGGACGAACGATTCTTTAAACGATGCAAACGTTTTATCGTTCCGGAATTGTATCAAAGAGCGACGAGCGTTCATAAGGCGTTTTCGGGAGATTATCGGGAAGTCGCTTCGGTTTTCGTGCGGATCGATTCTCCCTTGGAATCGAGTACGGATTCCAGAAACTTCAACGATTTTTTTACGCACGTTCAAAGTGTAGCCGCGGCTTGTTCGGGAACGTTCGTGGTTACGGACTTATCCGATAAGGGCGGCGTGTTCAGCATTCTTTTCGGAGCGCCCGCGGCTTTGGAAAACAAGGAAGCGTTGGCCGCAAGATTTTCGATTCGATTGATGGAAGGCGCCGTAAATTATCCGGCGGCTAAGAATATTCAAATCGGAATCTCGACCGGAATGGCGTATTGCGGAGATTTGGGCGCGCCGTTTCGAAAGGACTTCACGGCGATCGGCGAGATGATGAACATCGCCGCGCGGCTTGCAACGCTCGGTGGTCATGACGGAATTCTCATCGATTCTCAAACCAAAAGCAAATTGGGTAAGAATTTTTCCTTTCACGAAATCGGAGACGTGGAACTCAAAGGGGTTTCCGGCGCGAAGAAGGTTTTCCAACTCACTTCCGAACAAAAGAATATTCCAGGACTTCTGATTCAGTACAGAGATACCATGATCGGAAGAAAGGAAGAAATCGATCGTCTTCATAAGATGTTGGATACCGCCATCGAAAAAAACGGCGTCGTTTGTCGAATCATCGCGGATGCCGGACTCGGCAAGTCGAGATTGACGAACACGTTTATCGATCAGGCTTACGATCGGAACGTGGAGATTCTCATCGGTTATTGTTATCCTTACGAAAAATTCACTCCATTCTATCCTTGGAAAGAATTGTTGAGTCTCTTTCTCGGAATTTTCGAAGACGATTCCGTGGAAACGAGAGTGTCCAAGGCGGAAAAAGCATTAGAAACTTTGAATTCGTTCGACCTCGCATGGGCCAAAGCTCTGGTCGCTCTTATGGGCGTTCCGGTCGAAGAAGATCCTCTTACGAAAGAACTCGATCGTAAACAAAAGAACGAAAGATTGTTCGAGATCATCATCTCTTTATTAAGAAAAAAAGCGGAACAAAAACCTTTGATGCTGATCTTTGAAGACGTTCACTGGATCGACGAACTTTCCAGTCGTCTTTTGGAAAAACTCGCGGCCAGTCTTTCTTCCATGAAGTCTATGTTGATTCTCGTTTCCAGACCGGAAGGTCAGTTCGCGGAAGAAGCGGTTTCGCCTAACGAGGAATTGATCCGTCTGAAGGAATTCAAACCGGAAGAAGCGAAGGATTTTCTCATTCATAAGTTTCACATGGACACAAGCCAAGAGGAATTTTTGGATCAGATTCTCAACCGATCCAGCGGCAATCCGTTCTTCCTTGAATCCATCGTTCACAACCTGATCGAAGAAGGGACTTTGAAAAAACTGGAGAATGGAACCCTTTCTCCTTCGGATAAAACCAGAGACATTCAGATTCCGAATACGTTAAACGACGTTCTTCTCGCGCGTGTGGACCGTCTTCAAGAAAGAGAGAAGATCGTAATCAAAACGGCTTCCGTGATCGGACGTTTGATCAACGTCGAAACTTTGAATCATTTGTTGCCCGTCGAGTTCCGTTCCGAAATTCAGAATATCCTTCAGAGTTTGGAAGGTTTGGATCTGACTCCTTTGGAAATCACGGATCCGCTTACGTATATCTTCAAACATATCGTGATTCGAGACATCGTTTATAACACTCTTCTGCATTCCACAAGAGAGGATCTTCACAAAAGAATCGCGTCGTTTATCGAACAAGAAAACGAGGACAACGTCATGGAGATGGCGGACATTCTCGCGTTCCATTATCAACAATGTTCCGATTTCGAAAAGGCGTCTAAGTATTCTTTGATGGCCGCGCGCAAAGCGAGAAGCAGATATGCGAACCGCGACGCGATCTATCACTACGGTAAAACTCTCGAGTTTATGGCTCAGTTCGAAAAATCGAAAAGCGATACGTATTATGAAATTACACAGGAGTTGGCGCACGTTCATCGCCAGCTCGGAGAGTATTCCGTCGCAGAAGTTCTTTTCAAAGAATGTCTCGAAAACAAATCCAATCTCAATCTGATTCGTTCCTATACCGGGCTCGGTCAGGTGTATCAGGAACAGGACGATATTTCCAAAGCGATGGAAACCTTGGAAAAGGCGCTTCGGATTACGGGAGTTCGTCCTCCCGGAAGCAGACCCGATACGATTTTCAAAATCGTATTACAACTTCCTTTTGTTCTTAGATTCTCCTTATTCGGTTCTTCTTATACGTCGGCGAGCAAGGCGGAACGTCTGAAGCTCAGATGTATGATTCTCGTGACTCTCGCGAAGTTATACATCATGAAGGACATCAAGAAGTTCGGCTGGTCCGTATTCACTCAATACAATGCGACACAACGGTTTAACGATCCGGTTCGTCAATCGCTCGCGGAATGTGCGCTCGGTCAGGTTTTTGTGGGAATGAATCTTTTCGGACCTTCGAAACATTTCTTGATCAAGGGACGCGAGCTCGCCGAAAAAACCGGAGATCCTTACGCAAAGGCGATCAGTCTTTTGGTGCAAGGCGTATATTACATGATGCTAAACCGTCCCGATCTCGGACTTCCGTTTCTCCACGATTCGATTTCGATCTATCGTCAAGTCGGGGAAAAATGGGATTTGTTATCCGCGCTTTCTTCGGGCGGGTTTCTCTACTACTTTCAATCCGATTTTAGAACCGCGAAAAAATACTTTGACGATATCGGAGAAATCGCGAGCGACTTGGGCGCACAACTTCAGCTCCGATGGACTCGGATTTGGTCTCCTTATTTCGGTTATGTTCTCGGAGAAGTGGAACCGCTTGAATTGGAGAAACGATTGATGATCGAAGTCGAAAGAGCGGCTTTGGAAAACGACGTAATGAACGAACTTTCCACGATCAATAAACTTCTGAAGCTCTCCATTCTGGAAGGTTGGCCCGAAAAGGCGGCGCATTGGTCCAAAAGAAGTTATGCGGGATTTTTAAAATGCGAGGTGAAGTTTCCACAACTTCAAATCGGAAACGTATATCTTGCAGAAGCGGCTCTATATGCAAAGAATGAATTGGGCGATAAGAGTTTGAATAAGATCATCAACTACGGTTTGAAGAACGGTTTAAAACTCGGGAAGTCCCTTCCTTATCTTTACGGACCGGCTCTGATGCTCAAAGGAAAGTTGAAGTTTTATGCGGGCGATCGAAAGAAAGCCGAAGTCATCTTTAAGGAAGCTGAATCCTTTTTGTCCAACACGCCGAATCAATGGGAATACGCGACCGCGTTGTATGAAGCCGGTCTTTTACTCGAGGATAACGATCGGATTTCAACTGCGAAAGGAATTCTTCAGAAGCTCGGAGCCAAGGCCGATCTTAAACATTTGGAAGAAAGTATTTCGATTCCGGTTTGATTAGATCGTATTCTGCAAAGTTAAGAATGGAGAATGCGTGCTTGAGTAGTGAACGATTCGAGACGCGCGTTTAATAATCGTCGAAACACACGTATCAAAGAAAGATTATTGAATGATGAATGATCCTGCGTTAGAACACATTACGGATGCGAATCTCAAAATTGTTTACAAACAACTTCCTTGGGAGCCGGTTCTTGCGTTGAAATTTGGGGAAGAATTTTTTCCAAATTCTCCCTTTAAATTGGCTATGTTACAAGCGATGAGATGTTCGATCGACGCGATCATATCGGATATTAAAGAACATCCTCAACACATGAAAGACGGGCGCTATAACGAAGAAGGAATTCCTTTTTATCAGAGAAAAATCGAAGAGATTGAAATGCTTATCGATGTTCAAAGATCCTCGGGACAAACGAACGAAATCTATTTAAACTGGAAAATTTCCAGAACGACTTGGAAAAGTCGTGAAAATATAATCGCCGATTTAAAAAAGTGGGAATCGTAATTCACGTTGGAATTCCCGGTTCATTTTTGCGAAACGAATTCGGGAACTGTAACTCTTAGATAAGATCGCGAGAACGTGAAAGTTTCGCGATCTTATCTATTACTTCGCTTTTTTTCCAACGAAGAACGCGATCGCACCGATCACATACAATTCGTATTCTTTGAAGTTTTCTTTCAACGCCGCTTCGAGATCGGGAAGAGTGTCCTGAGTATTGTGAAACACGCCTTTTTTGTTTAAATTCTTCATTCCTCTTCTGGATAACAAATGAGTTTGACCGAGATCGTGTAAACCCGTGGAACCGAAGATCACGCCGTCGGGCGTGCGGATTTTCAAAAGATTCTTAAACGCGGTGGATGCTTTTGTGCGGATCGGACCCGGAACGCAGTGAAATAAAAAACTCATTCCGATCGAATCGAATTTTTCCTTCGTGTTGATCGGCTCGAGAATATTGGCTCTATACGCGTTGAATTTTCCTGAGAGATGAGAAAGTCTTCTTCTTGCTTCGATCAAACTGTTTGCGTTGAGATCCATAACCGA
Coding sequences within it:
- a CDS encoding class I SAM-dependent methyltransferase, giving the protein MQQDQLYIDLGMSENQYSPEVIAGQQVYTTSFLRIYDLVVLHIISRWFWRCDPQNMVDLYTKNLTGNHLDIGVGTGYLLQKAKFPVAKPTISVMDLNANSLIEARRRLSHLSGKFNAYRANILEPINTKEKFDSIGMSFLFHCVPGPIRTKASTAFKNLLKIRTPDGVIFGSTGLHDLGQTHLLSRRGMKNLNKKGVFHNTQDTLPDLEAALKENFKEYELYVIGAIAFFVGKKAK
- a CDS encoding adenylate/guanylate cyclase domain-containing protein, which encodes MNSATESTKDTLELIRPYLPSAIVRRLADSNESKLQRSQSFHGAVLFFDVVGFTPTTLALAAKGTRGIDALQTVLSNYYTALLKHLNEWGGAVYQFAGDSVLVSFEKKEEESDAEAAHRVATCALGIFNSISEYSSNELLGETVNLPARVGLAYGEYQEFILGEQDRFLRAVIAGTPVDQSISAEKHALGGEIILSADLWNLLPASKSGDAVNPNFYRLIDCEKCENIVEPPSRSKAEDRISDERFFKRCKRFIVPELYQRATSVHKAFSGDYREVASVFVRIDSPLESSTDSRNFNDFFTHVQSVAAACSGTFVVTDLSDKGGVFSILFGAPAALENKEALAARFSIRLMEGAVNYPAAKNIQIGISTGMAYCGDLGAPFRKDFTAIGEMMNIAARLATLGGHDGILIDSQTKSKLGKNFSFHEIGDVELKGVSGAKKVFQLTSEQKNIPGLLIQYRDTMIGRKEEIDRLHKMLDTAIEKNGVVCRIIADAGLGKSRLTNTFIDQAYDRNVEILIGYCYPYEKFTPFYPWKELLSLFLGIFEDDSVETRVSKAEKALETLNSFDLAWAKALVALMGVPVEEDPLTKELDRKQKNERLFEIIISLLRKKAEQKPLMLIFEDVHWIDELSSRLLEKLAASLSSMKSMLILVSRPEGQFAEEAVSPNEELIRLKEFKPEEAKDFLIHKFHMDTSQEEFLDQILNRSSGNPFFLESIVHNLIEEGTLKKLENGTLSPSDKTRDIQIPNTLNDVLLARVDRLQEREKIVIKTASVIGRLINVETLNHLLPVEFRSEIQNILQSLEGLDLTPLEITDPLTYIFKHIVIRDIVYNTLLHSTREDLHKRIASFIEQENEDNVMEMADILAFHYQQCSDFEKASKYSLMAARKARSRYANRDAIYHYGKTLEFMAQFEKSKSDTYYEITQELAHVHRQLGEYSVAEVLFKECLENKSNLNLIRSYTGLGQVYQEQDDISKAMETLEKALRITGVRPPGSRPDTIFKIVLQLPFVLRFSLFGSSYTSASKAERLKLRCMILVTLAKLYIMKDIKKFGWSVFTQYNATQRFNDPVRQSLAECALGQVFVGMNLFGPSKHFLIKGRELAEKTGDPYAKAISLLVQGVYYMMLNRPDLGLPFLHDSISIYRQVGEKWDLLSALSSGGFLYYFQSDFRTAKKYFDDIGEIASDLGAQLQLRWTRIWSPYFGYVLGEVEPLELEKRLMIEVERAALENDVMNELSTINKLLKLSILEGWPEKAAHWSKRSYAGFLKCEVKFPQLQIGNVYLAEAALYAKNELGDKSLNKIINYGLKNGLKLGKSLPYLYGPALMLKGKLKFYAGDRKKAEVIFKEAESFLSNTPNQWEYATALYEAGLLLEDNDRISTAKGILQKLGAKADLKHLEESISIPV